atctcctgacctcatgatccgcccgcctcggcctcccaaagtgctgggattacaggcttgagccaccgccccgggccttttctctttttttgagactgagtcttgctctgctgcccaggctggaatacagtggcacaatctcagctcactgcaacctctgcctcccgggttcaagtgattcccctgcctcagcctcctgagtggctgggattacacgcccacaccaccacgcccagctaatttttgtattgttagtagagaggaggttccaccatgttggccaggttggtgtcgaacctctgacctcaagtgatccagccgcctcggcctcccaaagtgctgggattacaggcgtgagccaccgtgccagtcacttacttatttttgagacacagtctggctgtgttgctcaggctggatccTGCCACTTTAGCCTCCAAGAAGCTGAGGCTACAAGTGTCCACCActacactaatttttttttttttttttttttttgagatggagtctcccactgtagcctgggctggagtgcagtggagcgatctctgttcactgcaaactccgcctcccgggttcaagcgattctcctgcctcagcctcccgagtagctgggattacaggcgcctgccactatgcccagctaacatttttttctttttttgcatttttagcagagacgaggtttcaccatgttggccaggctggtctcgaactcctgggctcaagcgatcctcccgcctcgtcctccgaaagtgctgggcttacagacctgaaccacagcgcccggcctcctcCCTTGCCTGAAGAACCCTCttcagaggaggagagggaggctaGGAAAGGATACGGACCGTGCCCATGTTACTGAGATTCCCAGGGCGTGGGGTCAGGAGTTAGGGGTGTGCTTCTCTCCCGCCCCGCTTGCTGTCGGGGTCTCAGGTCCGCCTTTCCCCGGGACAGGTCTCCCCCTACCTTCCGGGGCCAGGGTGGTGAACACTGGGTCCTCTGCCGGCGCCCCTCGCACATCCTCCAGGATCTGCTCCACCGTAGGGGGCGCTGGGCGGGTGGGCAGCAGCACGCGCTTCTTGGTCTTGGAGCCCATCTCTGCAGGCGGGGAAGGGAGCGCTGACCCGGGCGTCCACCTCTCCGCCTTTGCCCGGGCCGCTCCTCCCGCCCAGCGAACTCGTAGGAAGCTCGCCCTGTCCCGCCCCTCTGGGTTCTCCCCAGGCCCTGACCCTCCCTCCGCCCAACAACATGGTGGGCAAGGCTTCAGGGTCTGGCTTaacctctgcctcagtttccccgcgGTAACCCCAGTCACCAGCCTCTCCCCACCTACCTGGGCTCGGAACCCGAACCCCGAGTGTCGGCGATGCAGCCACCTCCGCTTCCGGTCGGAGCACCGCCCCGTCCCCCGACAGGTCACAAGCGCTTCCGGCCTCTACTCGCGCCGGCCCGCCGCTCATCGCGGGGCTCCGCCCCTTCTTAAAGGGACCGTGCCCTTGAGAATCGGATCTCAGCCTCTCAGTCGAACCCGAGCCTGGACGCACTAGGACGAGGGCGAGTTCGAGTCCAGGCTCCACTGGCTGGGTAGAAAGGCATCCGAGGCTCGTCTTTCCGAAAAGCGGGACACGCCACCCGGGGGACATGCCACTCACGTGGCTGTCGGGAGCACAAAGTCGCTGGCCACCTAAAGGGGCCTGGTGGTGCACCAGCACTCGGTGATGTTGGCTGCAGGTATCTCACCTAGGTTGCCAGGACGCAGCGGGGGCGGCCGCGGCGCCTCCACTTCCAGCCAAAGCGGGTCCTCCCGCCTCGGGGGCGGTGCTGGAGGTCACTTTTTCCCCTCCGCTGATGCCTGGGAAGGCAGAAAGAGCAGACGGCCCTTTTCCTGTCTCAAGAGCTTTACTGAGATGCAATGTACATACCATAAATTCGCCTGTTTATTtcggggtttttttgttttttttgaaatggagtctcgctctgtcacccaggctggagtgcagtggccggatctcagctcactgcaagctccgcctcccgggttcacaccattctcctgcctcagcctccctagtagctgggactacaggcgcccgccccctcacccggctagttttttgtattttttggtagagacggggtttcaccgtgttagccaggatggtctcgatctcctgacctcgtgatccgcccttctcggcctcccaaagtgctgggattacaggcttgagccaccgcgcccggccttgttttgttgtttttttaaaggtggagtctcgctgtgtccaggctggagtgcagtggcgcgatctcagctcactgcaacctccgcctcccgagttcaagcaattctcctgcctcagcctcccgaggagctgagactacaggcgccgccaccacgcctgactaatgtttttatttttttgtattttagtagagatggggtttcactgtgttgcccaggctggtgtcgaactcctgagctcaggcaatccacctgcctccgcctgccaaagtgctggctgggattccaggcgtgagccaccgcgcccagccaaattcgCCTGTTTAAACTGTAAGTTCAGCCtggaagcggtggctcacgcctggaatcccagcactttgggaggctgaggcgggcagatcactggaggccagtttgagaccaacctggctaacatggtgaaactccgtctctactaaaaatacaaaaattaggccgggcgcggtggctcatgcctataatcccagcaccttgggaggccaaggctggcggatcacgaggtcaggagatcaagaccatcctggctaacacggcgaaacttcgtctctactaatcatacaaaaaagaaaaagaaaaattagccgggtgtggtggtggtcacctgtagtcccagctactcggtggctgaagtgggagaatggcgtgaaccggggaggtggagcttgcagccaagatccagccactgcactccagcatgggcaacagagcaagactctgtctcaaaaaataaacaaataagaaaaaataaagcgtAAGCTCAATGGCTCAAtggtttagaatttttttgttttgttttttgtttttgacagagtcttgctctgtcgccaggctggagtgcagtggcccgatctcagctcactgcaacctccacttcccgggttccagcgattctcctgcctcagcctcccgagtagctgggactacaggggtgcgtcaccacgcctggctaatttttgtgtttttagtagagacggggtttcaccatgttggccaggctggtcttgatctcttaacctcgtgatctgcccctctcagcctcccaaagtgctgggatcacaggcatgagccaccgcacctgatgGTTTTTTGTGtagagttgtgcaactatcaccccTAATTTCTGAGCCTCCATCAGCCATCACTCCCCATCTCCTctcttcccagcccctggcacccacgCATCCCTTTCCCATCTCTGTGGATTGGCCTatcctggacatttcatagaaatggggtCACACTGAGGCAGGTAGGGGGAGGGGGATtgattgagctcaggaatttgagaccagcctgggcaacaaagtgagacttcatctatataatttaagataaattaacataaaagactgggcgcggtggctcacacctgtaatctcagtactttgggaagccaaggtgggcggatcacctaaggtcaggagtttgagaccagcctgaccaacatagagaaacgctgtctctactaaaaatacaaaattagcctggcatggtggtgcatgcctgtaatcccagctacttaggaggctgaggcaggagaatcgcttgaaccgagaggcggaggttgcggtgagccaagatagtgccgttgtaccccagcctgggcaacaagagcgaaactccatctgaaaataaaaaataaaataaattaaaattaaaatattctcagaATAGCAGTGGCTCCCACAGACAGGGCTTACTTAACTAGTTTGATGTCAAAGAAATTgttgagagaaaaggaagggagggagggagggagggagagagacaagaaggaaggaaggagaagaaaagggaaggaaggaaggaaagagaaaaaagaaaagtaaaaggaaagaaaagggaaggaaggaagaagaaaggaaggaagaaaagggagagagaaaagaatgagaggaaaggaaggaaagagaaggaagaaagaatggaaggaaggagagagagaagagaaaaagaaaaaggaggaaagaaagagaaagggaaagaaagaggaaaggaaggaagggaggaaggaaggaaagaaggaaggagaagaaaggaagaaaagggagaaaagaaagaaaaaagaaagaggccgggcgcggtggctcaagcctgtaatcccagcactttgggaggccgagaagggcggatcacgaggtcaggagatcgagaccatcctggctaacacggtgaaaccccgtctctactaaaaatacaaaaaaaaaaaaaagaaaagaaaaaaaaaagaaaaaggaaagaaaggaaagagaaggaaggaagaatggaaggaaggagagagagaaagaaaaagaaaataaaaggaagaaaggaaagaaagaaaaagaaagggaaagaaagaagaaaggaaggaaagaaagaagaaaggaaggaaagaaagggaaggaaggaaagaaggaacaaagggagggagggaggaaggaaagggccaggtgtggtggttaatgcctataatcccagaactttgggaggccaaggagggaagattgcttgaggccagggttcaaggctgcagtgagctacaatcgcgccactgtactttagcctggtcAACGtacggagaccctgtctcaaaacaaacaacaacaacaaaaaggaaccaCAGCAGGAGAGGATTCTTGGCCATGGTGAGCCATTTTCTGGGGTTAGACATTACTGCCGACCCCCGGCCGCTCCctgctgctcccactgcctggggTCCCTGGGCCTGGGCGAACTCCTTCTCCATGGCCGGCTGCATTCTCCATAGGCTGATGTCCGGGGACCCCAAGCAGAAACCACCCAAGCCCTGGGGCCTCGGGCCCACCCTGCTTCAGAGGAGGCGACAGACTGAACATCTTCTAGCAACCTTTATTCGCAAACTCTGAGGCTGGACGCGGTGCCCAAGACCGACAGTGTCAAGTTTCTCTCCCCCCACTTTCCCCTGGCTTCTGGGGTGCTCCAGCCTCTCCCGCCAGCCCACTCCCACCCAAACCCAAAATGCATAGGagacttctctctccctcttccccctaGGCTGCGGGGTTCCATGGGGCCCACGCCTGGCAGGCCGGGCGTTGGGGGCTGGTGCTTGCTCCTCTGGGCCAGCCTGGGGAGGCAGCAGGGCAACAGTGCCTGTCAGGGACCCAGGCGGGGACAAGGTCGCTTTCTGAGCTGACAACTCGGGTTCCAGCTGGCAGCCGGACCTGGGGTTTGGTGGGCATGGCCCTGGCACGGTAGAGCCAGGTCTATGGTGGGAGGTCCATGGACATGCTGTAGAGGACAGGGCCTCCGAGGGTCATGGCCAGGAGGCCCAGCACCATGGCTGAGGCTGGGCAGCCGTGCTGGGGGCAGGCAGCAGCTCTAAGCCGGGGGCGGCTGTCAGGGGTGGTGGGTCCCACGCAGGAGCCCTGCTGCTGGTCCAGTGTGAAGGATGGGGGACAGGAGGTGCAGTCCTTCAGGGAGCTACCACGGCAGGTGTAGCAGGAGGAGTGGCAACTGGAGCAGACCCTCAGCGCGAGCGCCGCCGTGTGCCCAGGCCTGGCAGTCACCAGCCTTGTGTCGTTGAAGAACCGCGGGGGGCAGTAGGCCAGGCAGAGCCGTCCCAGGATGTAGGCGGGGCCGTCACATACTGCTCAGGGACACGGATGCAAAGACCCGTGAGCTCACTACCCATGGCCTGTTGCCCGCCACCCGCTCACCCGGGGCCACATGCACGCTGCCCACGGTGGCCACTGCCACCTCCCAGCAGTGGGCCCTACAGCGCCGGCACTCACCCTGGCACAGCCCCTCAGTGTCCCGCTGCACACACGCGCTGCTGGTCACCTGGGGGCCTGTAGGCCGCGCTGTCATGTCCTCGGCTGTCCCATAGAGTAGCAGCGTATAGCGGTACAACATCCCTGGGCAGGGGTCGCGGGTGggcacaggaggaggaggaggctcttGGAGGCCTGGTCCTGGTAGTCCCCGGGCTCCCTCTCCTGCAGCTCCCACCCAGGGCCCCAGACTGGTCCACATGTCTCAGGGAATTGCACGCCTACTGTGCACCTGTCACTGGACACCAACATCTCCCGGGTGACAACACACCTACTGTGTATCTGTCACagcacacctactgtgtgcctgtcACTGCACACCATCTCCCGGGTGACTGCACGCCTACTGTGTGCATGTTCTCTTGGAGAAGGCCACTGGGAACCCCTTGTGCAGTGGGGTCACCAAGGCTAACTCCAGAGCCCCTGGGGGGAGGTTGGAGAGCCAAGCCCCGCCCACCACGGTCCTGCCCCGCCCACCACGGTCCCGCCCCGCCCTCACCCGTGTTGAAATAGTAGCCCTTGTTCTCCAGGCCCAGGGTCCACACGCCTTGTGGGTTCTCATCCCAGAAGTGCGTGGACATGAAGACCCAGTTGTTGTAGCCTTCAGTGCTGACGTCCAGGGGTCTGCGACAGAAggcgggtgggggtgggggtgtcaaGAGGGATGGCTTTGTGAAGCCCGCGGAGCCCCACGAAGTGTCTGATCGCACGTGCTGGTGGCCGGGCGTCCTCTGGGTGTGGGTGGGGGCGTGACTCGGGGGTCCCATCCACTAGGCTGCCGTGTGACTTCTGTGGGCCTGGCCCCTCGCCGTGAGGACACTCCGGGTAGATGGCAGCGTTTACCCACAGGGCGTGAGGCCGCCCCTCCCCTCTGCGGGCCACTCACCGTATGGCCACGAGTGTGGAGCGCGTGCCCATGGGGCTGGTGAGTGAGATCTCCAGGTCTCCGCGCCGGCTGTAGGACAGCGTCAGCTGCGCCTGCACGTGCTCCAGCGAGCGGATGGAGTTGTGGCGGCCGGCGCAGGCCGATACGTTTTTCCTGATGTAGATCAGCGGCAGGATGGGGCTGGGGGGGTCGAGGGGTGAGGACCCTCCTGCGGcctgctggggggtgggggggcggccAGCAGGCGAGGTCGGGGCTCAGAGGTCACGGGGTCCAGCCCTCGTTTtacagatgggtaaactgaggcctcAGGCCTGTCCCCCACACCCCCAGCGGTGATAGCGGAGGGGCACGCAGGGGTCTCACGTGGGGCGGTTCTGGACCCGGACGGCACATTTCCTCTGCGGCTGGGTGGGCAGCCAGGTGCGGGCGGTGTCTACCAGCAGCCCGGCGTCCAGCAGCCCGTAGCCGTAGTGATGGCTCACTGAGCGGAAGAGCGGCTGTCACTCGCCCTGTGGGCCCGGGGTCTCCGCCCCCGCCCGGCCCCGCCGCACCTTGGCGCCCTACGCCATTGGTCCTCCAGTCCTCGGCCTGCAGGTGCGCCGGCTTGGACGCGCGGACCACCAGGTGCTGCATGTCTCTCCACGTCAGGAACGGGctgcggggggcgggggcgggtgAGCCGGGGGCTGCCCCTGGGGGCGAGGGCGGGGGACGGGCCCCGCAATCACCTACTTGGCCTCCAGCGCTAGCGCGATCATGCCGGCCGCCAGTGGGGCTGAGGCCGAGGTGCCCGTGTGCTGGTCCGTGCACTGGTGATGCAGGTCCGTGGTGACCTGAGGGCAGAGGGGGGCGGGACTCGGGGAACCGTGCACAGTGAGAATACAGCCCTTCTTCAAAAAGTACCAAGGACtgggtgggcgcggtggctcaggcctgtcatcccagcactttgggaggccgaggtgggtggatcaccggaggtcaggagttcgagaccagcctggtcaacatggtgaaaccttgtctctactaaaaataccaaaaaaaattacccgagcatagtggcaggcgcctgtaatcccagctactcgggaggctgaggcaggagaatcgcttgaacttaggaggcggaggttgcaatgagtcaagatcacaccattgcactccagcctgggcaacacggcaagactccatctcaaaaaaataaaaaatagtaccaAGAACTGAGGTCAAAAAGTACTAAGGACTGGCcacacattggctcacacctgtagtcccaacactttgggaggctgaggcgggcagattgtttgagctcaggagtttgagaccagcttgtggcaacatggggaaaccccgtctccacaggaaaaacacaagaattagctgggtgtggtggtgggcacctgtaatcccagcaactcaggaggctgaggtagggggatcgcttgagcctggggggtggaggttacagtgagctgagattgcaccactgcactccaacctgggtgacagagtgagactctgtctcaaaaaagttaaaaaaaaaaaaaaaaaaaaaaggtaccaagGACTCCAAGGACTGAGTTCAGAAAGAATTAACAAGGGCTATGCTCAAAAAGTACtaagagcctggccaacatggcgaagccccatctctcctgaaaataaaaaaagttaactagACATGGTGGCGTGGCCTGCTAATCctggcactgtgggaggccgaggctggtggatcgcttgagctcaggagttggagaccagcctggccaacatggtgaaacgccgtctctacaaaatatacaaaagaaattagcaggACATAGTGGCAtgcttgtggtctcagctgctcaggaggctgaggcacaagaatcgcttgagcctggcaggcggagattgcagtgagccgagatcatgccacttcactctgttgcgcccagtctgggtgacagagcaagactccatctcaaaagaaaaaagaaagagccaggcgcggtggctcacacctgtaatcccagcactttgggaggccgaggcgggcggatcacgaggtcaggagatcgagaccatcctggctaacacggtgaaa
This Rhinopithecus roxellana isolate Shanxi Qingling chromosome 8, ASM756505v1, whole genome shotgun sequence DNA region includes the following protein-coding sequences:
- the PCSK4 gene encoding LOW QUALITY PROTEIN: proprotein convertase subtilisin/kexin type 4 (The sequence of the model RefSeq protein was modified relative to this genomic sequence to represent the inferred CDS: substituted 1 base at 1 genomic stop codon) gives rise to the protein MRTAPIALWLLRVLALALVRPRAVGWALVRAPIYVSSWAVRVSQGNREVERLARKFGFVNLGPIFPDGQYFHLRHRGVVQQSLTPHWGHRLHLKKDPKVQWFQQQTLRRRVKRSVVVPTDPWFSKQWYMNSEAQPDLSVLQAWGQGLSGQGIVVSVLDDGIEKDHPDLWANYDPLASYDFNDYDPDPQPRYTPSNENRHGTRCAGEVAAMANNGFCGVGVAFNARIGGVRMLDGIITDVIEAQSLSLQPQHIHIYSASWGPEDDGHTVDGPGILTREAFRRGVTKGRGGLGTLFIWASGNGGLHYDDCNCDGYTNSIHTLSVGSTTQQGRVPWYSEACASTLTTTYSSGVATDPQIVTTDLHHQCTDQHTGTSASAPLAAGMIALALEANPFLTWRDMQHLVVRASKPAHLQAEDWRTNGVGRQVSHHYGYGLLDAGLLVDTARTWLPTQPQRKCAVRVQNRPTPILPLIYIRKNVSACAGRHNSIRSLEHVQAQLTLSYSRRGDLEISLTSPMGTRSTLVAIRPLDVSTEGYNNWVFMSTHFWDENPQGVWTLGLENKGYYFNTGMLYRYTLLLYGTAEDMTARPTGPQVTSSACVQRDTEGLCQVCDGPAYILGRLCLAYCPPRFFNDTRLVTARPGHTAALALRVCSSCHSSCYTCRGSSLKDCTSCPPSFTLDQQQGSCVGPTTPDSRPRLRAAACPQHGCPASAMVLGLLAMTLGGPVLYSMSMDLPPXTWLYRARAMPTKPQVRLPAGTRVVSSESDLVPAWVPDRHCCPAASPGWPRGASTSPQRPACQAWAPWNPAA